A part of Melittangium boletus DSM 14713 genomic DNA contains:
- a CDS encoding PilZ domain-containing protein, giving the protein MAQVQVRERRAHLRFDKVFTIYLSTQGGLSRGIGRNISQQGLFVETRESMSLGERVKVTFAGEDGTEMTCLCEVRYQVALSYGRKDGREGNSRGVGLRIVAYEVQEDAPLLLVARERVMH; this is encoded by the coding sequence TTGGCCCAGGTTCAGGTTCGTGAGCGCCGCGCCCATCTGCGTTTCGACAAGGTCTTCACCATCTACCTCTCCACGCAGGGGGGGCTGAGCCGGGGGATTGGCCGCAACATCAGCCAGCAGGGCCTGTTCGTGGAGACGCGCGAGTCCATGTCGCTGGGCGAGCGGGTGAAGGTGACGTTCGCGGGCGAGGACGGCACGGAGATGACGTGCCTGTGCGAGGTGCGCTACCAGGTGGCGCTCTCGTATGGCCGCAAGGACGGGCGCGAGGGCAACAGCCGGGGCGTGGGCCTGCGCATCGTGGCCTACGAGGTCCAGGAAGACGCGCCCTTGCTGCTCGTGGCACGCGAGCGCGTCATGCACTGA
- a CDS encoding Glu/Leu/Phe/Val family dehydrogenase: MANEENFMRVPAPTPKRTVYTEAMEIFHRAADLIGLDKRVRLELEEPDYEHIFYVTAKLKDRLVPLTPEQARDFSDLQPTQVRNPEGLERLADGKIILNGRALLGSDVSIRRGHLRLPDGHVYQLVPGESQRFKAYRVQHNQARGPYKGGIRYHREVSLDLFKALAAEMTWKTAISEVPFGGGKGGIQIDPRAYGREELENITLRFMYKLKSMIGPNIDIPAPDVGTNGDIMALMYRQYSDGERDRHGMRGIVTGKDVRIGGSEGRAAATGQGVAFCIEDYYAEKGENLRGKSFILQGFGNVGSHGAAILQRMGARLLAVNDADGTIYNGDGIDVTALLAHVNDPKNLRRSVLGFAGAQKIDKKDFWEVQADICLPAALGGEITADVAERLKVKLVAEGANGPTTPEADRVLQKRGIDMIPDIIANAGGVTVSYYEWIQNKRMERWSEPEVNQRLEHAMKRNYRIIRDISRNQSRRSDTHDSRPFCIGKEVDPRCAAMILALKRIEAHYLLEGFSQ, encoded by the coding sequence ATGGCCAATGAAGAGAACTTCATGCGCGTTCCGGCCCCGACGCCCAAGCGCACCGTCTACACGGAGGCGATGGAGATCTTCCATCGCGCCGCCGACCTCATCGGGCTGGACAAGCGCGTCCGTCTGGAGCTCGAGGAGCCCGACTACGAGCACATCTTCTATGTCACCGCCAAGCTCAAGGACCGGCTCGTCCCGCTGACCCCCGAACAGGCGCGCGACTTCTCGGACCTGCAGCCCACCCAGGTGCGCAACCCCGAGGGCCTGGAGCGCCTGGCCGACGGGAAGATCATCCTCAATGGCCGCGCCCTGCTGGGCTCGGACGTCTCCATCCGCCGCGGTCACCTGCGCCTTCCCGACGGCCACGTGTACCAGCTGGTGCCCGGGGAGTCCCAGCGCTTCAAGGCCTACCGCGTCCAGCACAACCAGGCGCGCGGCCCCTACAAGGGCGGCATCCGCTACCACCGGGAGGTCTCCCTGGACCTCTTCAAGGCGCTCGCCGCGGAGATGACCTGGAAGACGGCCATCTCCGAGGTGCCCTTCGGCGGAGGCAAGGGCGGCATCCAGATCGATCCGCGCGCGTACGGCCGGGAGGAGCTGGAGAACATCACCCTGCGCTTCATGTACAAGCTCAAGAGCATGATCGGCCCCAACATCGACATCCCCGCGCCCGACGTGGGGACGAACGGGGACATCATGGCGCTCATGTACCGGCAGTACTCGGACGGTGAGCGCGACCGCCATGGCATGCGCGGCATCGTCACCGGCAAGGACGTGCGCATCGGCGGCTCCGAGGGCCGCGCGGCCGCCACCGGCCAGGGCGTCGCCTTCTGCATCGAGGACTACTACGCCGAGAAGGGCGAGAACCTCCGGGGCAAGAGCTTCATCCTCCAGGGCTTCGGCAACGTGGGCAGCCACGGCGCCGCCATCCTCCAGCGCATGGGCGCGCGCCTGCTCGCCGTCAACGACGCCGACGGCACCATCTACAACGGCGACGGCATCGACGTGACCGCCCTGCTCGCCCACGTCAACGATCCCAAGAACCTGCGCCGCAGCGTGCTCGGCTTCGCCGGGGCCCAGAAGATCGACAAGAAGGACTTCTGGGAGGTGCAGGCCGACATCTGCCTGCCCGCGGCCCTGGGCGGAGAGATCACCGCCGACGTGGCCGAGCGCCTCAAGGTGAAGCTCGTGGCCGAGGGCGCCAACGGCCCCACCACCCCCGAGGCCGACCGCGTCCTGCAGAAGCGCGGCATCGACATGATCCCCGACATCATCGCCAACGCGGGCGGTGTGACGGTGAGCTACTACGAGTGGATCCAGAACAAGCGCATGGAGCGCTGGAGCGAGCCCGAGGTCAACCAGCGCCTCGAGCACGCCATGAAGCGCAACTACCGCATCATCCGCGACATCTCGCGCAACCAGTCGCGCCGCTCGGACACCCACGACAGCCGCCCGTTCTGCATCGGCAAGGAAGTGGACCCGCGCTGCGCCGCGATGATCCTCGCGCTCAAGCGGATCGAGGCCCACTACCTGCTCGAGGGCTTCTCCCAGTAG
- a CDS encoding tyrosine-type recombinase/integrase: protein MYVIRRQLHGKRYVVSTRAHSLRAALQHLARFEADPEGYRPSGEPHEAPIYLDEALALEFLTWSRDVQKNTPKWVGEQRLYLGWWGDRLARVDLRRASLRDHILPALQGATARGPRIAVLKRLYSYLRKVKHVLSSEEDPTQELMVPQARPEQWTRVKAIPREDFLRVRDHLTGSWRDGMDVLAGTGWHVTELVRFVRAGVIELLPESLEGVAGVLICPRTKGGELLRTPVSSAVMEAAERLRERGTFSAQKFAMAIKAACRAAGVEEFGPGQFRHSVATWAVNKGASLAAVADFLNHKSPRTTAKFYAVHATPTKVPTLL, encoded by the coding sequence GTGTACGTCATCCGGCGGCAGCTCCACGGGAAGCGCTACGTGGTCAGTACGCGGGCGCACTCCCTCCGGGCAGCTCTACAGCACCTCGCGCGATTCGAGGCCGATCCGGAGGGCTACCGGCCGTCAGGAGAGCCGCACGAGGCACCGATCTACCTGGACGAGGCGCTTGCCCTGGAGTTCCTCACCTGGAGCCGGGACGTCCAGAAGAACACCCCGAAGTGGGTAGGCGAGCAGCGTCTCTATCTCGGCTGGTGGGGAGACCGGCTGGCGCGAGTGGATCTGCGCCGGGCTTCGCTCCGCGACCACATCTTGCCAGCGCTGCAAGGGGCCACGGCTCGCGGGCCGCGCATCGCTGTCCTCAAGAGGCTCTACAGCTACCTGCGCAAGGTGAAGCACGTCCTCTCCTCTGAAGAGGACCCCACTCAGGAGTTGATGGTCCCACAGGCAAGGCCCGAGCAGTGGACACGGGTAAAGGCCATCCCTCGCGAGGACTTCCTCCGGGTTCGCGATCACCTCACTGGCTCATGGCGGGACGGGATGGACGTGCTCGCGGGAACTGGATGGCACGTCACCGAGCTGGTCCGCTTTGTCCGTGCTGGCGTCATCGAGCTGCTCCCTGAATCCTTGGAGGGAGTCGCCGGGGTCCTGATCTGCCCGCGCACGAAGGGTGGAGAGTTGCTGCGGACTCCGGTGTCTTCAGCGGTGATGGAGGCAGCAGAACGTCTCCGCGAGCGCGGGACCTTCTCCGCGCAGAAGTTCGCCATGGCGATCAAGGCAGCATGCCGAGCGGCGGGGGTCGAGGAGTTCGGCCCCGGCCAATTCCGGCACAGCGTCGCGACATGGGCGGTGAACAAGGGCGCGTCGTTGGCGGCAGTGGCGGACTTCCTCAACCACAAGTCTCCGAGAACCACGGCGAAGTTCTACGCCGTCCACGCGACGCCTACGAAGGTCCCGACGCTGCTGTAG
- a CDS encoding helix-turn-helix domain-containing protein, whose amino-acid sequence MKQRSWVCWACYYDDFGENVSPYAVGYFDPRSLDERCSCCGAGPTLQDQFKLHLLARRDAIEELLREPEDTPEGMLTLATFAGMKVAGELSRDAVPPMKRKQQRKSTSHLLSMREAARRFGIDRNTTLREMIDAGHIRAVPFRGGLRIPASEVDRVCAEGLTPLRRPQRQRITPPPIRTPRVRRSEGESIGEKIRGLKI is encoded by the coding sequence ATGAAGCAACGATCTTGGGTTTGTTGGGCCTGTTACTACGATGACTTCGGAGAAAACGTCTCGCCGTATGCTGTGGGGTACTTCGATCCGCGCTCGCTGGACGAACGATGCTCGTGCTGTGGAGCTGGGCCGACCTTACAGGATCAGTTCAAGCTGCACCTGCTGGCGAGGCGTGATGCCATCGAAGAACTGCTTCGCGAGCCGGAAGATACGCCGGAAGGGATGCTGACGCTGGCGACGTTCGCCGGGATGAAAGTTGCTGGCGAACTTTCACGCGATGCAGTCCCTCCCATGAAGAGGAAGCAACAACGGAAGAGCACGTCTCATCTGCTCAGTATGCGTGAAGCAGCACGTCGCTTCGGGATCGACCGGAACACAACGCTCCGGGAGATGATCGACGCTGGCCATATTCGCGCTGTCCCCTTCCGAGGAGGGCTGCGCATACCCGCGAGCGAAGTTGACCGCGTTTGCGCGGAGGGACTCACGCCACTCCGCAGACCACAGCGTCAGCGGATAACTCCTCCCCCTATCAGGACACCTCGGGTCCGGCGAAGTGAAGGTGAATCAATAGGTGAGAAGATTCGCGGGTTGAAGATCTAG
- a CDS encoding AAA family ATPase codes for MLYPSTRHEGTETDCHCPQAVPIKKFIEEAGDPPEPVVDGLLTPGIAVLIGAPGCGKTHLANELARAVGRGESAFDRFRTKKGAVLIIEEEHHEGDLSERYERAGMEDAEIFILHAENARLDVPSWVDWIAREVERTHSILCILDPFADLHEKDESSNTEMKEVTNGLKELKQRCPGTAFLVIHHPTKGASKEGVEPEMSDGRGAGRLMGMADAVYSMACKDRSPQALKISFRCRKRRDGPAIEPQTLSLKFTEQGAAWAVDAAPSEEPDTKLRERIEKKLREARERGQLFPNRTALKSAVGGNSTQTGKVIGQMIDAKRIIEDKKKKVIDLADDAPAGLAAKDGPAANNDQEQ; via the coding sequence ATGTTGTACCCATCGACCAGGCACGAAGGAACGGAAACGGACTGCCACTGCCCACAAGCAGTCCCCATCAAGAAATTCATCGAGGAAGCCGGGGATCCACCTGAACCAGTGGTGGACGGTCTTCTCACGCCGGGCATCGCAGTTCTGATCGGCGCCCCCGGATGCGGGAAAACCCACCTGGCCAACGAGCTTGCCCGCGCGGTCGGCAGGGGCGAGTCGGCCTTCGATCGGTTCCGCACCAAGAAGGGTGCTGTCCTCATCATTGAGGAGGAGCACCATGAAGGCGATTTGTCAGAGCGATACGAACGAGCGGGCATGGAGGACGCGGAGATCTTCATTCTCCACGCCGAGAACGCACGTCTCGATGTCCCGTCGTGGGTAGACTGGATCGCTCGGGAAGTGGAGAGAACGCACTCCATCCTCTGCATCCTTGATCCGTTCGCGGACCTTCACGAGAAGGACGAGAGCAGCAACACCGAGATGAAGGAAGTGACGAACGGGCTGAAGGAGTTGAAGCAACGATGCCCTGGAACCGCTTTTCTCGTCATCCATCACCCAACCAAGGGTGCCAGCAAAGAAGGAGTCGAGCCCGAGATGTCAGATGGGCGCGGCGCTGGTCGCCTCATGGGCATGGCGGACGCGGTTTACAGCATGGCCTGTAAGGATCGAAGCCCGCAGGCCCTCAAGATCAGCTTCAGGTGTCGCAAGAGACGCGACGGGCCTGCCATTGAGCCACAGACTCTCTCATTGAAATTCACGGAGCAGGGCGCCGCATGGGCGGTTGATGCTGCTCCCAGCGAAGAGCCGGACACTAAACTTCGAGAGCGCATCGAGAAGAAACTGAGGGAGGCACGCGAACGCGGTCAACTCTTCCCCAACCGAACCGCATTGAAGAGTGCCGTGGGGGGAAACAGCACGCAGACAGGGAAAGTCATCGGGCAGATGATCGATGCGAAGCGCATAATCGAAGACAAGAAGAAGAAGGTCATCGACCTCGCGGATGATGCTCCGGCTGGGCTTGCCGCCAAGGATGGGCCCGCCGCGAACAACGATCAAGAGCAGTAG
- a CDS encoding toll/interleukin-1 receptor domain-containing protein — protein sequence MARATTKRIPNRSVFISHAASDAEFVNYFVDTLLTAGIGIGQEHIFNTSSPTSPIRAGSNFNPEIRSAIRMAKVVIAVVTPTYFDRPFAMAELGAAWASERLVPILVPPLDFNTLEGVLDGIQCIRVGDEKKLHELYDRFDADDLNKERWFNRNGSGTFNAKLREFLSGLPARLTKVSPSATAATSEGKSKAVSPTTADSQKKSAVPVKEEWATFERFLDELRTALEQLPWIVSWGFMYEACGDWGIARDQDTKDAAKDAEYRGLLRISKEFSLDPAENRWLYRPTKSSQRARNVYEIMDKLKSFLEKASRDFHLEYEQKHDHPAILSIYPFWDGHDLVGVDGEKTPQQSSESSSSE from the coding sequence ATGGCTCGAGCTACCACAAAGCGCATACCAAACCGTTCAGTATTCATCAGTCATGCGGCTTCCGATGCGGAGTTTGTTAACTACTTCGTTGACACGCTCCTGACCGCAGGCATCGGTATTGGCCAGGAACACATTTTCAACACCTCCTCGCCTACCTCTCCGATCAGAGCAGGTAGTAACTTTAATCCAGAAATTCGCTCTGCCATTCGCATGGCGAAGGTCGTGATTGCGGTCGTCACTCCTACTTATTTTGATCGACCATTTGCGATGGCGGAGTTAGGCGCAGCATGGGCGTCGGAACGACTTGTTCCTATTCTTGTGCCGCCGCTCGATTTCAATACGCTTGAGGGTGTCCTTGATGGAATCCAATGCATTCGTGTTGGAGACGAGAAAAAGCTTCATGAATTGTACGACCGCTTTGACGCTGACGATCTGAACAAAGAGCGCTGGTTCAACCGAAACGGAAGTGGAACATTTAATGCCAAGTTAAGGGAATTTCTTTCGGGGCTTCCAGCAAGGCTGACGAAGGTTTCGCCATCCGCCACCGCAGCAACGTCAGAAGGAAAATCAAAGGCCGTATCTCCAACGACTGCTGATAGTCAGAAAAAATCAGCGGTCCCTGTCAAAGAAGAGTGGGCGACGTTTGAAAGATTCCTAGATGAGTTGCGAACCGCGTTGGAACAGCTTCCCTGGATTGTTAGTTGGGGATTCATGTACGAAGCCTGTGGCGATTGGGGCATCGCTCGTGATCAAGATACCAAGGATGCAGCTAAGGATGCGGAGTACCGGGGGCTGTTAAGAATCAGCAAAGAATTCTCGCTTGACCCTGCTGAAAATCGTTGGCTTTATCGACCAACAAAGTCGAGTCAACGCGCCCGTAATGTCTATGAGATCATGGACAAGCTGAAAAGCTTCCTCGAAAAAGCATCTCGTGACTTCCATCTTGAGTACGAGCAAAAGCATGACCATCCAGCCATTCTAAGCATTTATCCGTTTTGGGATGGTCACGACCTGGTTGGTGTTGATGGAGAGAAAACGCCCCAACAATCCTCAGAAAGCTCTTCTTCTGAGTGA
- a CDS encoding serine/threonine protein kinase, protein MAAPSLSSDISTGEIPAGYVSHFEKRGFVLEGRLGSGASGNVFRATQRSLGRTVAIKICDHPHGRQNTGIRKRFEREAQILAKLTHPSIPYVITNGQLPTTQDASIPYTVLQFIDGSNLESLLKTQHRLKPRSAVQYMAQVLSALDCAHKQQIVHRDVKPSNILVLPSGHCYLIDFSIGVALEPSPGLTRITGDGRSPATADYASPEQIAGKKVDSRTDVYSAGVVLFEMLTGHFRVKPDLLDEQLRQVPAVLRTAIRRACHPKPGERFQSADEFRQTLLRFEANPVEQAQARPTTALCVNHLCPDAQWLYGERGTQYYKGPRIIEESVASYCSKCGKDLEYPCQKCGHPFEGDQFCAVCGNEMYSIPACGRCGALLARSEIGTDTEKNGCSQCDDEGIPF, encoded by the coding sequence ATGGCTGCTCCCTCGTTGTCCTCAGACATATCTACAGGGGAAATTCCTGCGGGCTACGTCTCACACTTCGAGAAGCGTGGATTCGTACTCGAAGGACGACTGGGTTCAGGTGCCTCCGGCAATGTGTTTCGCGCAACCCAACGAAGCCTGGGGCGCACAGTAGCAATAAAGATTTGCGACCATCCACACGGCAGGCAAAACACGGGCATCAGGAAAAGATTTGAGCGCGAGGCACAAATCCTCGCCAAGCTGACCCACCCATCAATTCCTTATGTGATTACAAATGGCCAACTCCCAACAACCCAAGATGCATCGATTCCATATACCGTCTTGCAGTTTATCGATGGCAGCAATCTGGAGAGTCTGCTCAAGACTCAGCACCGGCTCAAACCACGTAGCGCCGTGCAGTACATGGCGCAGGTGCTCAGCGCGCTTGATTGTGCGCATAAACAGCAGATTGTGCATCGCGATGTAAAGCCCAGCAACATTCTGGTTCTTCCATCAGGACATTGCTACCTCATTGACTTTTCAATTGGCGTAGCACTGGAGCCATCTCCGGGCCTGACAAGAATAACGGGCGATGGGCGGTCACCGGCAACGGCAGATTACGCCTCCCCAGAACAAATAGCCGGGAAAAAGGTTGACAGCAGGACGGATGTGTATTCAGCGGGTGTTGTTTTGTTTGAGATGCTGACCGGCCATTTCCGTGTCAAACCTGATCTGCTCGATGAGCAATTGCGACAGGTGCCTGCTGTGCTGAGAACGGCAATTCGTCGAGCTTGCCATCCAAAGCCTGGGGAGCGTTTTCAAAGCGCCGATGAGTTTCGACAGACACTGTTACGATTCGAAGCGAATCCTGTCGAGCAGGCCCAGGCCCGTCCTACGACCGCATTGTGCGTGAATCACCTCTGCCCTGATGCGCAATGGCTGTATGGGGAGCGCGGGACCCAATACTACAAGGGGCCTCGCATTATCGAAGAATCCGTCGCGTCTTATTGCAGTAAATGCGGCAAGGATCTGGAATATCCTTGCCAGAAGTGCGGGCATCCCTTTGAGGGAGATCAGTTCTGCGCTGTCTGTGGCAATGAGATGTATTCGATCCCTGCCTGTGGGCGCTGTGGGGCCCTGCTTGCACGCTCCGAAATCGGTACTGACACTGAAAAGAACGGCTGCTCTCAATGCGATGATGAGGGCATTCCATTTTAA
- a CDS encoding serine/threonine-protein kinase, which translates to MIGANNPPTDTGPFTFESDGFRYEVLRSLLEHVDYDTLWLARCRPLNEKVRRRLVVLKQVEVPEGREGRTRAIEEVQLAEHLHHPRIGHVLRLAEYQGSPYVVLEHTTGAFLATVIGSALLLERKLSPALAAFITAEVANALDYAHHCEDDRGRELHIIHRAVSPMTIRIGSNGRVKLTNFGAAFSELLGRVPTPPKVLRGNFAYAAPEIIRSISEKGRAGLLSPKGIDSRADIFSLGLVLLEIIAGNHPLDPLDTLPSDVSRRALRLVSGVKAEHSAWASIEVLADRLLRFGPEDVERIARQAPAPLKQVAHRALRSNPAERYQSAAEMRDDLRAYLRSLRQPFGVSEAAAELADILKKASALKRKAAHPVEIGVLPWPKALSVQ; encoded by the coding sequence ATGATCGGAGCCAACAACCCGCCCACGGACACTGGGCCCTTCACTTTCGAGTCAGACGGGTTCCGCTACGAGGTGCTTCGCTCCCTCCTCGAACACGTGGACTACGACACCCTGTGGCTGGCGAGATGTAGGCCCTTGAATGAGAAGGTGCGCCGGAGGCTCGTTGTCCTGAAGCAAGTAGAAGTCCCGGAGGGGCGCGAGGGCCGGACCCGAGCAATCGAGGAAGTTCAGCTCGCCGAGCACCTTCATCACCCGAGGATCGGCCATGTTCTCCGGCTCGCCGAGTACCAGGGCTCGCCCTATGTGGTGCTGGAACACACAACAGGGGCATTCCTGGCCACGGTCATCGGCTCCGCACTGTTGCTGGAGCGGAAGCTCTCCCCGGCCCTCGCCGCATTTATCACCGCCGAGGTGGCCAACGCCCTCGACTACGCCCACCACTGCGAGGATGACCGAGGCCGCGAGCTTCACATCATCCACAGGGCCGTGAGCCCAATGACCATCCGCATCGGGAGCAACGGCCGGGTGAAGCTCACGAACTTCGGTGCCGCGTTCTCCGAGCTGTTGGGCCGCGTGCCCACGCCACCGAAGGTGCTCCGAGGGAACTTCGCCTACGCGGCTCCAGAGATCATTCGCTCCATCTCCGAAAAGGGCCGAGCCGGTCTTCTCTCTCCCAAGGGCATCGACAGCAGGGCGGACATCTTCTCGCTCGGGCTCGTGCTTCTGGAGATCATCGCAGGGAACCATCCGCTCGACCCTCTGGACACGCTGCCTTCCGATGTGTCCAGGCGCGCGCTCCGGCTCGTCTCGGGCGTGAAGGCCGAGCACTCCGCCTGGGCTTCCATCGAAGTGCTCGCGGATCGTCTCCTCCGCTTCGGGCCTGAAGACGTGGAACGCATCGCCCGGCAAGCCCCGGCCCCTCTGAAGCAGGTAGCTCACCGGGCTCTTCGGAGTAACCCTGCCGAGCGTTACCAATCGGCTGCTGAGATGCGTGATGACCTCCGCGCGTATCTACGCAGTCTCCGCCAGCCTTTCGGCGTCTCCGAGGCAGCGGCGGAGCTGGCCGACATCCTCAAGAAAGCATCCGCCCTCAAGCGGAAGGCGGCGCACCCTGTCGAGATTGGAGTCCTCCCGTGGCCGAAGGCGCTGAGCGTCCAGTAA
- a CDS encoding helix-turn-helix transcriptional regulator: protein MTSRQNEKKKLVVHLAAAVREARKKAELTQADVADRVGLVTEVFGRLERGHLLPSVTTFRRLCRVLRLDANVVLGLDAVKAPLLEVPETEADDPPELRRLVRTLRRMDAAQLAVVSSTANAVMRHTAQHPDDQAE, encoded by the coding sequence ATGACGAGCAGGCAGAACGAGAAGAAGAAACTGGTGGTCCACTTGGCCGCAGCCGTGCGTGAGGCTCGCAAGAAGGCTGAGCTGACTCAGGCTGATGTCGCGGATCGCGTTGGGCTCGTAACCGAGGTTTTCGGGCGGCTGGAGCGAGGACACCTACTCCCGAGCGTTACGACCTTTCGCAGGTTGTGTCGCGTGCTTCGCCTCGACGCGAACGTCGTCCTGGGACTCGACGCCGTGAAGGCACCTTTGCTGGAGGTGCCTGAAACCGAGGCCGATGATCCACCCGAACTGCGCCGACTGGTGAGAACGCTTCGTCGCATGGACGCTGCACAACTCGCAGTAGTTAGCAGCACCGCCAATGCGGTGATGAGACACACGGCACAACACCCAGATGATCAAGCCGAGTAG
- a CDS encoding helix-turn-helix domain-containing protein produces MDEELQRSLGEVARAARERLGLTQAQVAQKVGLVPGVYGRIERGDMMPSVPSLRRISIVLGISSDALMGVSPSQVAATVDEAPPDGSLSPELRRIVHQLRTWSPKRLKVLSKVLTVLASSFED; encoded by the coding sequence ATGGACGAAGAACTTCAGCGCTCCCTCGGGGAAGTAGCTCGCGCTGCACGAGAGCGCCTCGGACTTACTCAAGCTCAGGTGGCTCAGAAGGTCGGTCTCGTTCCAGGTGTCTACGGACGGATCGAACGTGGCGACATGATGCCATCCGTCCCGAGCCTGCGGCGAATCAGCATCGTCTTGGGCATCTCGTCCGACGCGCTGATGGGAGTGAGCCCTTCTCAGGTCGCGGCCACGGTGGATGAAGCACCCCCAGATGGAAGCCTCTCCCCGGAGCTGCGGCGCATCGTCCATCAGCTCCGGACATGGTCGCCGAAGCGCTTGAAGGTGCTCAGCAAGGTTCTGACCGTACTCGCATCCTCCTTCGAGGATTGA